From one Aspergillus fumigatus Af293 chromosome 8, whole genome shotgun sequence genomic stretch:
- a CDS encoding putative G-patch domain protein: MSPANGGEEEEDDYMSMVIEEPQQKETFAQKKLRKQREAEARAKVPSKAELAAREAARRDEALSKSTLDPSNKGFQMMAKLGFKPGQTLGKPQRAPGDSKPSDGDSPPLHGDKEERLRSEPLNLVFKEGRGGIGLDSEKKRKLREEAEEAVKKVKQEEGDYRDRVRQERETRRTEAQVYAAQKVAERLDAEAEGETADGVVETAEAGQMEKDDKSLDREQSRDEGSVEGSTGGSRAARGKVRVKPTSQINVLYRGLVREREEKERALQMRHTLQTSLPSSFFPNPRLPGYDDPTLEPDDKEALGSGKDTSTILEQELEEEDPELDEFNALAPSERLARLVVYLRERHRYCFWCKYRYETDEMKGCPGITEEDHD, from the exons ATGTCCCCCGCGaacggaggagaggaagaggaggatgactACATGTCAATGGTGATCGAGGAGCCACAGCAAAAGGAAACATTTGCCCAGAAAAAGCTCCGCAAGCAGCGAGAG GCAGAAGCTCGCGCCAAAGTCCCCTCGAAAGCCGAACTTGCTGCTCGAGAAGCCGCCCGTCGAGATGAAGCCCTGTCCAAGAGCACATTGGACCCGTCCAACAAGGGGTTCCAGATGATGGCCAAACTCGGCTTCAAACCCGGTCAGACTCTAGGAAAGCCGCAGAGAGCACCCGGAGATAGTAAGCCCTCGGATGGAGATAGCCCACCCTTGCATGGCGATAAAGAGGAACGGCTACGATCCGAGCCGCTGAATCTAGTGTTCAAAGAGGGCCGCGGAGGCATTGGGTTGGACagcgagaagaagcgcaaactCCGGGAGGAGGCGGAAGAAGCTGTGAAGAAGGTTaagcaagaagaaggagattaCAGAGACCGTGTTCGGCAGGAGCGCGAGACACGACGGACCGAAGCGCAAGTGTATGCCGCGCAAAAGGTAGCGGAACGATTAGATGCTGAGGCTGAGGGTGAGACTGCGGATGGGGTCGTGGAAACTGCAGAAGCGGGTCAGATGGAGAAGGACGATAAATCCCTGGATAGGGAACAGTCCCGCGATGAGGGCTCAGTGGAAGGTTCGACCGGTGGATCGCGCGCCGCACGCGGCAAGGTGAGGGTCAAGCCCACGTCCCAGATCAATGTCTTGTACAGAGGCTTGGTGCGCGAGCGTGAGGAGAAGGAGCGAGCTCTACAAATGCGCCACACTCTTCAGACATCACTCCCGTCATCATTTTTCCCCAACCCCCGGTTACCGGGGTACGATGACCCTACACTGGAGCCTGACGACAAAGAAGCACTCGGATCTGGGAAAGATACGTCTACAATACTGGAACAAgaattggaggaggaagacccAGAACTTGATGAGTTCAACGCGCTGGCTCCGAGCGAACGGCTGGCCCGGTTAGTTGTATATCTACGTGAACGACATCGATACTGTTTTTGGTGCAAGTATCGCTACGAAACGGATGAGATGAAGGGGTGTCCTGGTAtcactgaagaagatcatgatTGA
- a CDS encoding Sec63 complex subunit SEC66 has translation MVDWLSLAVPLAYLGVLLGSLATFSSLYRKRKARKATSLEPWFPPHLQRDIYFSLLHLDPPASTSSKEKKAPAVPETVLKAALLRRATEDIKRVMALRNQKQALAMLLQRGSVGDDLWQRFQRAEKEMEDEVRDVVAEANAYVPNWGQTIFQSANEMLNNALFRERLQSYQNKLAEEREWWDKKKASIQEGFMKELDAESSAATKSEQAVSTTTTTSSTPGTKTPESSAAPSTAAPSDDEAVLVEAADTVAGGSSGAGKKKKKGKK, from the exons ATGGTGGATTGGCTCAGTCTCGCCGTGCCACTCGCCTACCTCGGCGTTCTGCTCGGCTCCCTAGCAACTTTCTCGTCACTATatcgcaagcgcaaggcta GAAAGGCAACTTCATTAGAACCATGGTTcccccctcacctccagCGAGACATCTACTTCTcccttctccatcttgacCCTCCGGCCTCAACCTCGtcgaaagagaaaaaggccCCAGCGGTGCCGGAGACGGTACTAAAGGCCGCGCTTCTCCGGCGCGCAACAGAGGATATCAAACGCGTTATGGCGCTCCGAAACCAGAAGCAGGCGCTGGCTATGCTTCTGCAACGGGGCAGTGTCGGGGACGATCTGTGGCAGCGTTTCCAGcgggcggagaaggagatggaggatgaagTCCGGGATGTGGTTGCTGAG GCCAATGCGTACGTGCCGAACTGGGGCCAAACGATCTTTCAATCCGCGAACGAGATGCTCAACAATGCGCTGTTCCGTGAGCGGCTGCAGAGTTACCAGAACAAGTTGGCTGAGGAGCGGGAGTGGTGGGAtaagaagaaggcgagcaTTCAAGAAGGGTTTatgaaggagctggatgcAGAGAGTTCCGCTGCCACAAAATCCGAGCAAGCTGTATCTACCACGACGACTACCAGCTCGACACCCGGAACCAAGACTCCTGAGTCATCCGCTGCGCCATCCACTGCAGCCCCAAGTGATGACGAGGCTGTATTGGTTGAGGCTGCCGACACTGTCGCGGGTGGATCGAGCGGTGCCggtaagaagaaaaagaaggggaagaaatgA
- a CDS encoding pentatricopeptide repeat protein, with translation MLRQAARGARWYQYVAHKSPLTTSPPRLRAFSVLAPQLLHYGGKDDKIRFYEQDTRGSKTRREIDPEAEDRAAKEEVESELSQLDKELEDLREGPYGPNSAFIKELPEHERKIALEALRKHAEETGEADDDLGLDKVFDEELDNMLREEFEGMAMEEENWLSEVEEEGSTEAPVPRQPYEVTLNDAESHPYVDKLNECLRRLNSDPSDERAKQYLWKWYRRCRQVIPNFLQSIPEEALTMMWESQANGDLTRASRATRLQALAEDAISAGRSLATSRTLVYIQSLQESGKTNLALDQWEACQTSLSQSKEDLEAYWKLGVRLFAAADDPQRAQDIALAFLANDKSREPRILLPVITAWGRQPGREAEVKAWALYLQLKALLESKMKMEDYDFVSIGLLKAGKLDLAIAVFKDMMVTAQDPANDSAALYKAALGLVGNLQMSSIREQDVNKISLSTLTVLPRRFQNRFFYASWIKKLIGMGEVDSAAMVIELMYERGVKPDSKHLNGLLAAWLREGNAIARAKAEQLGWAMIQQRIDLVWARIASPEKSPRLHVRQETDGARIPKFMQRQMPSANIETFSILLLHYTRRGDDDMVKYLVKCLGDAQIRPNSYFMNHLLYAELRKQDIRSVWDKFKAMSLSIKPDLETYACLWDCGKLQYDRGRAAFDAGFPSARCLFAEMMKWYSQLSPRGKSTAQEEFSKELYDQIIRCFCLSKDLPGTLVALYSLQAAFGYFPDEVTARLIILQVARMAGVPADTPKRRLRRLSTTPRSKENIAQVNRLVEILSERKAAGLQARGLSPDQLEPQEKQQYQLEIMSDLLRVVIARTATAPGQIEDQIAKVAVEMGVSDVDLGSSLDDDSLLL, from the coding sequence ATGCTCCGCCAAGCTGCTCGAGGAGCTCGGTGGTATCAATATGTGGCCCACAAAAGCCCGTTGACTACATCCCCGCCCCGACTGCGCGCCTTCTCCGTTCTAGCGCCACAGCTTCTACATTATGGTGGAAAAGATGATAAGATTCGCTTCTACGAGCAGGATACGCGAGGGAGTAAGACCAGGAGGGAAATCGATCCTGAAGCTGAAGATCGTGCAGCgaaggaagaggtggagAGTGAGCTTTCCCAGCTCGACAAGGAATTAGAAGACTTGAGAGAAGGCCCTTATGGTCCGAATAGCGCCTTCATAAAAGAGTTGCCGGAACATGAAAGGAAGATTGCGCTTGAGGCCCTTCGGAAACATGCAGAGGAGACAGGCGAAGCGGATGACGACTTGGGTCTCGATAAGGTCTTCGATGAAGAGCTGGACAATATGCTCAGGGAAGAGTTTGAAGGCATGGCAATGGAGGAAGAAAATTGGCTGTCagaagtggaggaggaaggctcTACAGAAGCACCAGTGCCGAGACAGCCCTACGAAGTGACCTTGAACGACgcagaatctcatccttACGTCGACAAGCTAAATGAGTGTCTCAGACGATTGAATAGTGACCCTTCTGATGAACGCGCTAAACAATACCTGTGGAAGTGGTATCGCCGCTGTCGACAAGTTATTCCCAACTTCCTCCAATCGATTCCTGAAGAGGCATTGACCATGATGTGGGAGTCTCAGGCGAATGGAGATTTGACACGGGCTTCCCGCGCGACTCGATTACAAGCTCTGGCTGAAGACGCCATTTCCGCTGGAAGATCTCTTGCTACGTCCCGTACCCTTGTATACATACAGTCGCTTCAGGAAAGTGGCAAAACAAACTTGGCACTTGACCAATGGGAGGCGTGTCAGACATCCCTTTCCCAGAGTAAGGAAGACCTTGAAGCATACTGGAAACTTGGTGTACGGCTCTTCGCGGCCGCGGATGACCCGCAGCGAGCTCAAGATATTGCCTTAGCGTTCCTGGCCAATGATAAATCACGCGAGCCTCGCATCCTTCTTCCGGTCATCACAGCCTGGGGAAGACAACCCGGGAGAGAAGCCGAAGTCAAGGCATGGGCTTTATACTTGCAGCTCAAGGCATTGCTAGAGTCcaaaatgaagatggaagactATGACTTCGTTAGCATTGGACTACTCAAGGCGGGCAAACTCGACCTTGCCATTGCCGTTTTCAAGGACATGATGGTAACCGCTCAAGATCCAGCAAACGACTCTGCTGCTCTTTATAAGGCTGCTCTGGGTCTAGTAGGTAATCTGCAGATGTCCAGCATTCGGGAACAGGACGTCAACAAGATATCGCTTTCGACTCTGACTGTTTTACCTCGGCGGTTTCAAAACAGATTTTTTTACGCAAGCTGGATAAAGAAGCTTATCGGAATGGGCGAGGTCGACTCCGCTGCGATGGTGATTGAGCTGATGTATGAACGGGGTGTCAAGCCAGACTCTAAGCACTTGAATGGATTACTCGCTGCATGGCTCCGTGAAGGCAATGCCATTGCTCGAGCCAAGGCTGAGCAACTGGGGTGGGCCATGATCCAGCAGCGCATTGACTTGGTATGGGCACGGATAGCGTCGCCAGAAAAGTCTCCTCGGCTCCATGTACGCCAGGAGACAGATGGCGCTCGCATTCCAAAGTTCATGCAGAGACAAATGCCCTCAGCAAACATTGAGACCTTTTCAATTCTTCTACTCCATTATACCCGGAGgggcgatgatgacatggtCAAGTATCTTGTTAAATGCCTTGGTGATGCTCAAATCCGGCCGAATTCATATTTCATGAACCACCTCCTATATGCTGAGCTCAGAAAACAAGACATTCGGTCTGTTTGGGACAAGTTCAAAGCCATGTCTTTGTCGATCAAACCAGATCTAGAGACATATGCCTGCTTATGGGACTGTGGCAAGCTTCAGTATGACCGGGGCCGCGCAGCCTTCGACGCAGGGTTTCCATCTGCGCGCTGTTTGTTTGcagagatgatgaagtgGTATTCTCAACTCTCTCCACGCGGCAAGTCGACTGCACAGGAGGAATTCTCTAAAGAGCTCTACGACCAGATCATTCGCTGTTTCTGTCTCTCCAAGGATCTACCTGGCACCCTGGTTGCGCTGTATTCACTCCAAGCAGCCTTTGGTTATTTTCCCGACGAGGTGACTGCCCGTCTGATAATCCTGCAAGTTGCGCGCATGGCCGGTGTTCCAGCGGACACGCCTAAGCGTCGTCTACGACGTTTGTCCACCACTCCAAGGAGCAAAGAGAACATTGCGCAGGTTAACCGGCTCGTCGAGATCCTGAGCGAGCGTAAAGCGGCGGGTCTGCAAGCGCGAGGCCTGAGTCCCGATCAGCTAGAACCACAGGAGAAGCAACAGTACCAACTGGAGATCATGAGTGATCTGCTACGCGTCGTCATAGCGCGAACGGCTACCGCACCTGGCCAGATTGAGGATCAGATAGCGAAGGTTGCTGTCGAGATGGGTGTCTCTGACGTTGATCTCGGGTCTTCATTAGATGACGATAGTTTGCTCCTTTAG
- a CDS encoding snoRNA-binding rRNA-processing protein NOP14, which yields MPPSQLKQLKASLRESGVLAPQQSKKQKRQNAKAGVSAQNRAQRNAALQAIRDRFNPFEIKVTSRNKFDVTTRDGGSKPAAGLSRPGVTKSLGEEKRRQTLLREMERKNKIGGIVDRRFGEDDPTMTPEERAAARFARESQKKLRKESMFNLEDDDEDDFQLTHKGQTLTLGDDVPQDDFEEDLRGLEEDQSDSEVPRKRKRILDNDELEDFVFDDEDGEDQPERKKSKHEVMKEVIAKSKFYKLERQKAKEEDDELREELDKGLPDLFDMLRGVKPPPKPEPAKDDLESMNPDRAALLKGTADNDPNKEYDQRLKQLTFDKRSQPTDRTKTAEEKAEEEAQRLKTLEEERLRRMRGEQESDEEEDDEEGESETGGEDSNDESIPDDAEAFGLKQPSPQTNKGPEMGVEDEDDFIIDDDLVETRSNVSLSFDESDGEEGSSEEKSEEEDEEEDELINGLTLPTSKSGESTAAADGAGKRSEGLAYTYPCPEDHESFLEVIKDVPMNDLPTVIQRIRALHHPRLHADNKTKLGRFAAVLVRHVAYMAEQPEHPPFNVLEAILRHIHSLAKSHPESVCMAYRNYLREIATDHPLSLRAGDLVILTGIATTFPTSDHFHAIATPAYLCLARYLGQGAINSLGDYATGAYAASLCLQYQTISKRYMPEFINYVLNALCNLCPTEPTSSLGFFPARGSQESLRLIPSKQLNPRKLRFWDIATAQSDQRAQDELKLSLIHTFVTLLNSASDLWAGKSAFFEIFEQVQRVLRHVSKSAKGKLSSTVQDTLQSTLDKLDTHLSRARATRRPLLLHNHRPLAIKTAIPKFEETFNPDKHYDPNRERAELNRLKAEFKRERKGAMRELRKDANFIAREKLREKKERDAEYEKKYKRLVAEIQNEEGREANAYEREKRKRQGKW from the exons ATGCCGCCTTCGCAGTTAAAACAGCTGAAGGCGTCGCTTCGCGAGAGTGGTGTTTTAGCGCCGCAGCAGTCCAAGAAGCAAAAACGCCAGAATGCGAAGGCTGGCGTCAGCGCTCAAAATCGTGCGCAACGGAATGCTGCTCTGCAAGCAATTCGAGATCGATTTAATCCGTTCGAGATCAAAGTGACGTCCCGGAACAAGTTCGATGTGACTACTAGAGATGGGGGCTCTAAGCCGGCCGCCGGTCTCTCAAGGCCCGGAGTGACGAAGTcacttggagaagaaaag AGACGCCAAACACTTCTTCGGGAAATggagaggaagaacaagatcgGTGGTATCGTTGATCGCCGTTTCGGTGAAGACGATCCGACCATGACACCCGAGGAAAGAGCCGCCGCACGGTTTGCCAGAGAAAGTCAGAAGAAACTGCGCAAGGAGTCGATGTTCAatctggaagacgacgatgaagacgattTCCAACTCACGCATAAAGGCCAGACGTTAACCCTCGGCGATGATGTCCCTCAAGACGATTTTGAAGAGGATCTGCGTGgattggaggaggatcaATCAGACTCAGAAGTGCCGcggaaaaggaagagaattCTTGATAATGACGAGCTGGAAGAttttgtctttgatgatgaggatggagaggatcAACCGGAGAGGAAAAAATCGAAACACGAAGTCATGAAGGAAGTCATTGCCAAGTCGAAGTTCTACAAGCTAGAACGGCAAAaggcgaaagaggaagatgacgagctTCGCGAGGAGCTCGATAAAGGCCTCCCCGACCTCTTCGACATGTTGCGCGGTGTGAAGCCGCCACCAAAACCGGAGCCTGCAAAGGACGATCTGGAGTCGATGAACCCAGACCGTGCAGCGTTGCTGAAAGGGACTGCGGATAATGACCCCAATAAAGAGTATGATCAACGGTTGAAACAATTGACGTTCGACAAGCGTTCTCAGCCAACAGACCGTACCAAGACGGCTGAAGAGAAagccgaagaggaagcgCAACGACTCAAGACCCTTGAGGAAGAGCGTCTTAGAAGAATGCGTGGTGAACAGGAGagcgacgaagaggaggatgatgaagaaggagaaagcgaAACGGGAGGCGAGGACTCTAACGATGAGTCCATCCCAGACGATGCGGAGGCATTTGGTCTGAAGCAGCCTTCTCCTCAGACAAATAAAGGCCCCGAGATGGGcgttgaagacgaggacgacttTATCATTGACGACGATCTTGTTGAAACGAGGTCAAATGTGAGTCTCTCATTCGACGAAAGCGACGGCGAAGAGGGATCGTCTGAAGAAAAatcggaggaggaagacgaggaagaagatgaactTATCAATGGGCTTACACTTCCTACCAGCAAATCTGGGGAGtccacagcagcagctgATGGTGCCGGAAAGAGAAGTGAAGGGTTGGCCTACACCTACCCATGTCCCGAAGATCATGAATCATTCCTTGAAGTTATCAAGGATGTTCCCATGAACGACCTGCCTACTGTTATCCAGCGTATTCGAGCCCTGCACCACCCACGACTGCACGCCGACAACAAGACGAAGTTAGGGCGCTTCGCTGCCGTCCTTGTCCGTCATGTTGCCTATATGGCTGAGCAACCCGAACATCCTCCTTTCAACGTTCTCGAGGCGATCCTACGTCACATTCACTCTCTGGCCAAGTCCCACCCGGAAAGCGTATGTATGGCTTACAGAAATTATCTCCGTGAGATTGCGACGGACCATCCCCTCAGCCTGCGCGCTGGAGATCTTGTCATTTTGACAGGCATTGCAACCACCTTTCCAACTTCGGATCATTTCCACGCAATTGCTACTCCTGCCTATTTATGTCTCGCTCGGTATCTGGGTCAAGGAGCTATCAATTCGCTCGGAGACTACGCCACAGGTGCCTATGCCGCCAGCCTCTGTCTCCAGTACCAGACCATTTCGAAGCGGTACATGCCCGAGTTCATCAACTACGTGCTCAATGCCCTCTGCAATCTCTGTCCGACAGAACCAACCAGCAGCCTTGGGTTCTTCCCGGCAAGGGGATCTCAAGAATCGCTGCGACTGATCCCCTCTAAACAGCTCAACCCTCGAAAGCTCCGATTCTGGGATATCGCCACCGCGCAGTCCGATCAGAGGGCCCAGGACGAGCTTAAACTTTCTCTTATCCACACCTTTGTCACCCTTCTCAATTCTGCGTCCGACCTGTGGGCTGGGAAGTCGGCATTCTTCGAGATCTTCGAGCAGGTGCAGCGAGTGCTCCGCCACGTGAGCAAATCCGCAAAAGGAAAGCTCTCGTCTACCGTCCAGGACACCCTGCAATCGACACTGGACAAACTTGACACACATCTCTCCCGCGCGCGTGCCACCCGCCGGCCGTTGCTGCTGCATAACCACCGCCCGCTGGCGATCAAGACCGCCATCCCCAAGTTCGAGGAGACCTTCAACCCGGACAAGCACTACGACCCCAACCGCGAGCGGGCGGAACTCAACCGCCTCAAGGCGGAGTTCAAGCGCGAGCGCAAGGGTGCCATGCGCGAGCTGCGCAAGGATGCCAACTTCATTGCGCGCGAGAAGCTGcgcgagaagaaggagcgcGACGCCGAATACGAGAAGAAGTACAAGCGGCTCGTGGCGGAGATCCAGAACGAGGAGGGCCGAGAGGCGAATGCGTACgaaagggagaagaggaagcgcCAGGGGAAGTGGTAG